The proteins below come from a single Vicinamibacterales bacterium genomic window:
- a CDS encoding cyclase family protein, whose amino-acid sequence MCTVCRLVTAVLLAATLAACSPPQEPESTPKPEPLTGLVDGLASGSVKVVDLTQPLNAATPIIQLPPPFANTPGFTPHLISNFDADGPGWYWNWMEVGEHVGTHFDAPCHWVSGRDLPCVDALNADEFIGPAVVIDVTAAVSDNPDFVATQETIESWEAENGRIPERAWVILKTGWGSRASDSELFFNADDSGMAHYPGFGLESATFLTTQRNILGVGTEAVGTDAAVGAIADPAFPNHFTMHGAGKYGLTQLANVDQLPATGAVIIATPLKIDRGSGSPVRAIALVPAS is encoded by the coding sequence GTGTGCACAGTATGTCGCCTTGTGACAGCGGTCCTTTTGGCCGCGACGCTTGCGGCTTGTAGCCCGCCCCAGGAGCCCGAGTCAACACCGAAACCCGAACCGCTTACCGGCCTAGTCGACGGCCTTGCTTCGGGATCGGTGAAAGTCGTCGACCTTACGCAACCTCTTAATGCGGCAACTCCCATTATCCAGCTTCCACCACCGTTTGCGAATACGCCAGGGTTTACGCCGCATCTGATTTCTAACTTCGATGCCGATGGACCAGGTTGGTATTGGAACTGGATGGAAGTCGGGGAGCATGTTGGCACCCATTTCGATGCGCCGTGTCACTGGGTTTCCGGGCGTGATCTACCCTGTGTGGACGCGCTTAATGCCGACGAATTTATTGGACCTGCTGTTGTGATCGACGTTACTGCTGCAGTCTCGGACAATCCTGACTTTGTGGCGACCCAAGAGACGATCGAAAGTTGGGAAGCCGAGAACGGCCGAATTCCAGAGAGAGCATGGGTAATTCTCAAAACCGGATGGGGTTCGCGTGCCAGTGATAGCGAACTGTTTTTCAACGCGGATGACTCCGGTATGGCGCACTATCCTGGCTTCGGACTTGAATCGGCAACGTTCCTCACGACCCAACGCAACATCCTCGGCGTTGGCACGGAAGCTGTCGGCACAGACGCGGCGGTGGGTGCGATCGCCGATCCAGCGTTTCCAAATCACTTTACAATGCACGGGGCTGGCAAGTACGGATTGACCCAACTCGCCAACGTGGACCAACTTCCAGCCACAGGTGCTGTGATCATCGCGACGCCGCTCAAGATCGATCGTGGTTCTGGCAGTCCAGTACGTGCCATCGCACTGGTTCCGGCATCATAA
- a CDS encoding thioesterase family protein, which yields MVNNFFRVNIRVHWADTDAAGVVWFGNFLRFFEEAEDELFRALGRTRMELMKDFGILMPRVDASCKFRAPARAEEVLEIGIAIESITMRRISYRFEARKVDSRKLICEGSYRVACIRQRTFRGIEFPAKLRGLLKRMDGLVTAQRQETSDR from the coding sequence GTGGTTAACAACTTTTTTAGGGTCAATATTCGGGTTCATTGGGCCGATACCGACGCCGCTGGAGTGGTGTGGTTTGGCAACTTTCTTCGGTTTTTCGAGGAAGCGGAGGACGAGCTGTTTCGAGCGCTTGGCAGAACCCGTATGGAACTCATGAAAGATTTCGGCATTCTCATGCCTCGTGTCGATGCTTCATGCAAGTTTCGCGCACCGGCACGCGCTGAAGAGGTGCTCGAAATTGGGATTGCTATTGAATCGATCACTATGCGTCGGATTTCATATCGGTTCGAGGCACGAAAAGTCGACTCCCGCAAGCTGATTTGCGAAGGGTCTTATCGGGTTGCTTGCATCCGGCAAAGGACCTTTAGAGGCATCGAGTTTCCGGCTAAGCTCCGCGGGCTGCTTAAGCGGATGGACGGATTGGTTACCGCACAGCGCCAGGAGACAAGCGACCGTTGA
- a CDS encoding DoxX family protein, producing the protein MMQAWGVTLLRLTVGVVFVAHGVPKLFGPMWGGTSPEDTVALFALVGLQPAPLLAVTVGIVELGGGIALFFGAFTRLMSALLTIIMAVAIWKVHWPHGFFLNWSLEPGVGHGFEYALVLLVALFCLMLTGPGVLSFDGYAGKSAKSAKGR; encoded by the coding sequence ATGATGCAAGCGTGGGGCGTGACCCTACTCCGGTTAACTGTTGGAGTGGTCTTTGTCGCACACGGAGTGCCGAAGTTGTTTGGGCCGATGTGGGGCGGCACTAGTCCGGAGGACACCGTTGCCTTATTCGCCTTGGTAGGTTTGCAGCCAGCGCCCTTGCTTGCCGTTACGGTAGGAATTGTTGAACTGGGTGGTGGCATAGCGCTTTTTTTTGGTGCCTTCACGCGCCTAATGAGCGCGCTCCTGACGATCATTATGGCTGTAGCGATTTGGAAAGTGCACTGGCCGCATGGCTTCTTCCTGAATTGGTCTCTCGAACCGGGTGTCGGACACGGCTTCGAGTATGCGCTCGTCTTACTCGTTGCTTTGTTTTGCTTAATGCTGACCGGACCTGGCGTGTTGTCGTTCGACGGGTACGCTGGCAAGTCGGCGAAGTCCGCCAAAGGGCGATAA
- a CDS encoding SDR family NAD(P)-dependent oxidoreductase, with the protein MQLTGRSALVTGGKRIGAVVAQALAARGADVALSFNRSRHEAEQAAEAIRAHGQQAFIAPADLSQASACGEIVQATTEALGRLDILVHMASVYAQTPFDQLTVDDWDRSLAVDLRAAFLCARAAVPHMRTAGGGRIVMFSDWTAKSGRPTYTGYLPYYVAKAGSVALAEALAFELAPDQILVNSIAPGPIRAPAQLGKAVQEEVIRATPLSRWGGDEEIAKTVLWLIESDFVTGETIRVDGGRHLR; encoded by the coding sequence ATGCAATTAACGGGTCGATCAGCTTTAGTGACCGGCGGTAAGAGAATTGGTGCAGTAGTCGCCCAGGCGCTGGCGGCACGTGGAGCGGACGTAGCGCTTTCATTCAACCGCTCTCGTCACGAGGCCGAACAGGCCGCAGAAGCGATTCGCGCGCATGGCCAGCAAGCCTTCATCGCACCGGCGGATTTGTCGCAAGCCTCTGCATGCGGTGAAATTGTGCAGGCCACTACTGAGGCTTTGGGTCGACTCGACATACTGGTACACATGGCCTCGGTCTACGCTCAAACACCGTTTGACCAGCTAACTGTTGACGACTGGGATCGATCACTCGCGGTGGATCTCCGTGCAGCCTTTCTCTGTGCGCGTGCGGCTGTACCGCATATGCGCACCGCTGGAGGTGGGCGTATCGTTATGTTCTCGGATTGGACAGCCAAGAGTGGCCGACCAACCTACACGGGCTATCTGCCGTATTACGTCGCTAAAGCTGGCTCAGTCGCGCTGGCCGAAGCGTTAGCGTTCGAATTGGCACCCGACCAAATTCTTGTTAACTCAATCGCTCCTGGACCCATCCGTGCACCGGCACAACTGGGAAAGGCAGTCCAAGAGGAGGTCATCCGCGCGACGCCGCTCAGCCGATGGGGCGGCGATGAGGAGATTGCAAAAACTGTTCTTTGGCTTATCGAAAGTGATTTCGTAACGGGTGAGACAATTCGGGTAGACGGTGGGCGCCACCTGCGTTGA
- a CDS encoding pyridoxal phosphate-dependent aminotransferase, translating to MCHSERMGERLDSIPFSGIMRIRDMMFGIENPYRLDQGDVGFDAPDAVKAGMSRAIAENRTHYVQTVGIPRLRELIVDKLQNQNKIPIESVGDVMVTNGGIHGLYVIFHGLLEPGDEVLCADPMWPATRGTIQSAQGVPIDCPLYESRRWRPDLDELESKVTQKTRAILLNSPQNPTGGLLTQADIERIAAIAQEHDLWVISDEAYEDIVFDGERHVSIASLPGMYNRTISVYTFSKSYAMTGLRLGYFAIKDPVIADRIKKVLYYTCSNTGTVVQWGGVGGLEDAKNQVEAYRVELQARRDLFYEGIRELGSGVLSGEPPKGAFYAFLRIDPAWRPPGNTGSPESLSWALVEYLIKEGRIGCVPGADFGTHGEGYIRLAFGKNRDELTGALASMKALLNV from the coding sequence ATGTGCCACTCTGAGCGAATGGGTGAGCGCCTCGACTCCATTCCGTTCTCGGGCATTATGCGGATTCGCGACATGATGTTCGGTATCGAAAACCCCTATCGTCTCGATCAAGGTGACGTCGGCTTTGACGCTCCGGACGCTGTTAAAGCTGGAATGAGTCGAGCCATCGCTGAGAATCGTACGCACTATGTTCAGACGGTTGGCATTCCCCGCCTCCGTGAACTCATTGTTGACAAGCTTCAAAACCAAAACAAGATTCCGATTGAATCGGTTGGCGACGTCATGGTCACCAACGGCGGTATCCATGGTCTCTACGTGATTTTCCACGGTTTACTGGAACCAGGCGACGAAGTGCTCTGTGCCGACCCAATGTGGCCAGCGACACGCGGTACCATCCAATCAGCTCAAGGTGTACCCATCGACTGCCCGTTGTATGAATCGCGTCGCTGGCGGCCAGACCTAGACGAGTTGGAATCGAAGGTGACACAAAAGACGCGGGCAATCCTGCTGAATTCACCCCAGAACCCAACCGGCGGCCTCCTCACCCAGGCAGATATTGAGCGGATCGCGGCGATCGCACAAGAGCACGATCTGTGGGTAATCTCCGACGAGGCATACGAAGACATCGTCTTCGACGGCGAACGTCATGTGAGCATAGCGTCCCTGCCGGGCATGTACAACCGAACGATCTCTGTTTACACGTTTAGCAAATCGTACGCGATGACCGGCCTCCGTCTGGGTTATTTCGCGATAAAGGATCCAGTCATTGCCGACCGTATTAAGAAAGTTCTTTACTATACGTGTAGCAACACTGGCACAGTTGTGCAATGGGGTGGCGTCGGTGGCTTAGAGGACGCAAAAAATCAAGTGGAGGCTTATCGGGTCGAGTTGCAGGCACGGCGCGACCTGTTCTACGAGGGCATCCGCGAATTAGGCTCCGGGGTACTCAGCGGCGAACCTCCCAAGGGGGCGTTCTATGCGTTCCTCCGGATCGATCCGGCTTGGCGCCCACCGGGCAACACGGGAAGTCCGGAATCACTCTCGTGGGCATTGGTCGAGTACCTGATTAAGGAAGGTCGTATCGGTTGTGTGCCCGGCGCCGATTTCGGCACGCACGGTGAGGGGTATATCCGGCTGGCCTTTGGGAAGAACCGCGACGAATTGACGGGCGCACTCGCCTCAATGAAAGCTCTGCTTAACGTGTGA
- a CDS encoding D-cysteine desulfhydrase family protein: MSTDPISILSAVPAIALGHYPTPVEELNGLRAALGGGPRLIVKRDDSIGFAFGGNKVRKLELVCARALNEGADTLITAGGVQSNHARVTAAVAARHGLRCLLVANGVPPDKPTANALLDELLGAEVHYVKSREDRSPTMASAAARLVAAGRRPYVIPVGASTPLGALGYVRAVGELAGQVTPPDVIVHASSSGGTQAGLVAGCRLYTQRTQVIGVSADDSAESLLQTIATLIRGIETILQLAPGSLSNGPSVEVEDGFCGDGYGIPTELSREALDLLARRDAIFLDPTYTAKAMAALIAYIRESRFRDDQTVLFWHTGGQVNLFA; encoded by the coding sequence ATGAGCACCGATCCGATTTCTATACTGAGCGCAGTACCGGCGATTGCGCTAGGGCATTATCCGACTCCAGTGGAGGAACTGAACGGCCTACGTGCCGCACTGGGCGGTGGGCCCCGGCTTATCGTCAAACGCGACGATTCCATCGGATTTGCTTTCGGTGGTAACAAGGTCAGAAAACTTGAGTTGGTGTGTGCACGGGCACTGAATGAGGGTGCCGATACCCTCATCACGGCCGGTGGTGTGCAGTCGAACCACGCACGGGTGACAGCGGCGGTCGCGGCTCGTCATGGCCTACGTTGTCTGCTCGTGGCGAACGGTGTGCCACCGGATAAGCCAACGGCAAATGCGTTACTCGACGAGCTATTGGGTGCTGAGGTTCATTACGTTAAGTCTCGTGAAGACCGGTCGCCCACGATGGCGTCGGCAGCGGCACGCTTGGTTGCGGCGGGACGGCGTCCCTATGTGATTCCCGTCGGTGCCTCAACTCCACTAGGAGCACTGGGATATGTTCGTGCAGTGGGCGAGTTGGCTGGTCAGGTGACGCCTCCCGACGTAATCGTCCACGCCAGTTCGTCCGGTGGAACCCAGGCTGGTCTTGTGGCTGGGTGCCGCCTTTACACGCAACGCACCCAAGTCATCGGTGTCAGTGCTGACGATTCAGCTGAATCATTACTCCAGACGATAGCGACACTGATTAGAGGGATCGAGACGATCCTTCAACTCGCACCGGGCTCACTGTCTAATGGCCCATCTGTGGAGGTAGAGGACGGGTTTTGTGGTGATGGCTATGGAATTCCCACCGAGCTGTCACGCGAAGCGCTCGATCTACTAGCCCGACGAGACGCTATTTTTCTTGACCCTACTTATACGGCTAAGGCAATGGCAGCACTTATCGCTTACATACGAGAAAGCCGGTTTCGGGATGATCAAACGGTGCTTTTTTGGCATACCGGTGGCCAGGTGAATCTGTTTGCCTAA
- a CDS encoding peptidylprolyl isomerase has product MSFLSNQPLRAFVACVLSAVVPVIGMPIESAAQDSSVETLAFRQAMLVAEDSRATDPVSLATLLTGIDSPNEEIQKIAVRALGRLERFDLSGRIARLLEAGQPAVRREAINALGQSLQRGGDLSAYVSMLLARLQEEKDPEVQGVVAETLGRLPYLDSQTLQRVELMLGSFVSSVDPAVRLGAVDGLEAIARLRGDQTPLADQTIAQLRVVLTTSGSDENALRTRRLALAAFNASGSVDVGTISAALDDSDAQMRRLATLALLDADDLPERQLLIEKALTDKSAMVRLDALVAYGKHGRLRGCNSLVDAVEDQNSHVSLRALDLLGEGCPTGPSPTSFVASIVGGLNTDGDWHRPVHALVALARLDQNRAAGLLPRFVEHPVWQVRMYGARAATQLGPASGVILAELADDPNANVRGAALRGLVALEGHAADDVLLQALASDDYGLLRTVANLLEGSPDRRTPTILLSTLARLTASARDTSRDARVAILQRLKELGSRRNAGVLRPYLEDPDLRVAATAAEALSDWTGQTVLARTSRLRTGTPPSLEAALGLIGAHVRMVNGAEFQLTLFPEEAPATVDRFSQLARKGYYNTLTFHRVVPNFVIQGGSPGANEFMGDGPYMRDELGLRPHVRGAVGISTRGRDTGDAQIFINLVDNPRLDHNFTVFAQVTAGMDTVDAILEGDAIDRIEIIER; this is encoded by the coding sequence ATGAGTTTTTTGTCAAATCAACCCTTGCGCGCGTTTGTGGCTTGCGTCCTTTCTGCCGTGGTTCCTGTGATCGGTATGCCGATCGAGTCGGCGGCTCAGGATTCGTCGGTGGAAACTCTTGCTTTTCGCCAAGCCATGCTAGTGGCTGAAGATTCCCGCGCGACGGATCCAGTCAGTCTAGCGACGCTCCTGACCGGCATCGATAGTCCGAACGAAGAGATTCAGAAGATTGCAGTGCGCGCCCTTGGGCGGTTGGAGCGCTTCGATCTGAGTGGTCGGATCGCCAGACTACTCGAGGCCGGTCAGCCAGCCGTGCGGCGCGAGGCCATCAACGCCCTCGGCCAGAGCCTGCAGCGTGGCGGTGACCTTTCAGCTTACGTGTCAATGCTGCTAGCTCGGCTCCAAGAGGAGAAAGATCCTGAGGTGCAAGGTGTCGTCGCCGAGACGCTCGGGCGATTACCATATCTAGACTCTCAGACACTGCAGCGTGTGGAATTAATGCTGGGGTCTTTCGTAAGTTCTGTAGATCCCGCTGTTCGTCTCGGAGCCGTTGATGGTCTTGAAGCGATAGCTAGGTTGCGGGGTGATCAAACGCCGCTGGCGGATCAGACAATTGCGCAGCTCCGCGTAGTCTTGACTACTTCAGGCAGTGATGAGAATGCCTTACGGACTCGGCGGCTCGCGTTGGCAGCTTTTAATGCCAGCGGGTCAGTCGATGTAGGGACTATTTCTGCGGCGCTTGATGATAGTGACGCGCAGATGCGTCGACTAGCTACGCTGGCGCTGCTTGATGCTGACGACCTGCCTGAGAGGCAATTGCTGATTGAGAAGGCACTAACCGACAAGTCCGCGATGGTGCGGCTCGACGCTTTGGTTGCGTATGGCAAACACGGTCGGTTAAGGGGGTGTAATTCGCTCGTCGATGCTGTCGAGGATCAGAATTCACATGTTTCTCTCCGGGCGCTGGATCTACTTGGCGAAGGTTGTCCCACGGGTCCGTCACCAACGAGCTTTGTCGCGAGTATTGTTGGTGGGCTCAACACGGATGGTGATTGGCATCGGCCGGTACACGCCCTGGTCGCACTGGCTAGACTCGATCAGAACCGTGCAGCTGGTTTGCTGCCGCGATTCGTTGAGCATCCGGTCTGGCAGGTCAGGATGTATGGAGCGCGAGCTGCAACACAGTTAGGTCCCGCCAGTGGCGTGATACTTGCCGAGCTTGCTGACGATCCGAATGCTAATGTACGCGGGGCGGCACTACGCGGTCTTGTAGCACTGGAGGGGCACGCTGCTGACGACGTTCTGTTGCAGGCGCTGGCCAGCGATGACTATGGCCTATTACGCACGGTGGCTAACCTGCTCGAAGGAAGCCCAGATCGGCGCACGCCAACGATTTTACTTTCGACGTTGGCTAGGCTTACTGCGTCGGCTAGGGATACGTCGCGCGATGCACGAGTGGCAATTCTCCAGCGCCTTAAGGAATTAGGTTCGCGACGCAACGCCGGGGTGCTGCGACCGTACCTGGAGGACCCCGACCTCCGAGTAGCCGCTACGGCAGCCGAAGCGCTATCCGACTGGACCGGCCAGACGGTTTTAGCGAGGACATCCCGTTTACGGACTGGAACACCGCCATCACTTGAAGCCGCACTCGGTCTTATTGGTGCCCACGTCCGGATGGTGAACGGCGCTGAGTTTCAACTCACACTATTTCCCGAAGAAGCACCCGCGACGGTCGACCGATTTTCTCAGCTTGCACGGAAGGGTTACTACAACACGTTGACTTTTCACCGCGTGGTCCCGAACTTTGTGATCCAGGGCGGGAGTCCTGGCGCTAATGAATTCATGGGAGACGGTCCCTACATGCGTGACGAACTCGGCCTTCGTCCACATGTTCGTGGTGCAGTCGGAATCTCCACCCGCGGTCGTGATACCGGCGACGCCCAGATCTTCATTAATCTCGTGGACAACCCTCGACTTGATCACAACTTCACGGTGTTCGCGCAGGTCACCGCTGGCATGGACACGGTGGACGCCATCCTTGAAGGGGACGCAATCGATCGGATTGAGATTATTGAGCGTTAA